A genomic segment from Halomonas sp. TA22 encodes:
- a CDS encoding peroxiredoxin, which yields MPISVGEEIPDVTLKTNGPDGPQDISTGEFFADKRVVLFAVPGAFTPGCSNNHMPGFVIHADDILAKGVGKIACLAVNDAFVLGAWQKHQNAEKLTMLADGNAQFTKALGLEMDASGFGMGTRCKRLALIANNGVVEYLGVDEKGVHESSAETVLSQL from the coding sequence ATGCCCATCTCGGTAGGCGAGGAAATCCCTGACGTTACCCTCAAGACCAATGGTCCCGATGGGCCTCAGGACATCTCGACGGGAGAGTTCTTCGCCGACAAGCGCGTGGTCCTGTTTGCGGTCCCCGGTGCCTTCACTCCCGGTTGCTCCAACAATCATATGCCAGGTTTCGTCATCCATGCCGATGACATCCTCGCCAAGGGGGTCGGCAAGATCGCCTGCCTGGCCGTCAATGACGCCTTCGTGCTCGGCGCCTGGCAGAAGCACCAGAATGCCGAAAAGCTGACCATGCTCGCCGACGGTAATGCGCAATTCACCAAGGCCCTGGGACTCGAGATGGATGCCAGCGGCTTCGGCATGGGCACGCGCTGCAAGCGCTTAGCATTGATCGCCAACAATGGCGTGGTGGAGTATCTCGGCGTGGACGAAAAGGGCGTCCATGAAAGCAGCGCCGAGACCGTACTCAGCCAGCTGTAA